A stretch of DNA from Thermococcus sp. Bubb.Bath:
GTTGAGGCCCTCATCGTTGATCTCTGTCCTCTTGTAGAGTATATCGAGGGTCTTGGCATCAAGGTGATAGAGCTTTCCAAGTATCTCTTTGGTCTCTTTGGGGTTCTCCTTCCAGAACTCCGCGCTCTCCTTCTGGGCTTTCACGAAGGCATTGACGAGCTCTGGGTGCTCATCGGCGAAGTCCTTCCTGACGACCCAGACGAGCATTACTGGTTCTCCTTCAACGATGCCCCTCTTTTCTGCCTCGTCCCAGAGGTCTTCGAAGGTCGCTATAACGCTCACGTTGCTGGCTATGAGCTCGCTCACTATCGGCTCCCAGATGACAACGGCGTCAACGTCTTTGAGCGCGTCCTTTATCGAGCCGGGGGGGACGTTGACGACGGTGTAGTCCTCTGCTGTTAGATTGTAGAGCACCTTCATGTAGGCTTGGAAGAGCTTGAAGGTTCCCGATGCTACGACCGCCCCGATCTTCTTTCCTTTAAGGTCCTCAGGCTTTATGCCTTCTTTTCCGAGTATTGCCTGGTTCTGCATCATATCGACGGCAACTATCTCTATCTTCGTCCCGCTCTGGGCCAGCTTTGCCGCCATCTCGGCAGGAATAACCGCGAAGTCCGTTTCTCCCTTTGCCAGAGCGGCTATTATGTCCGGCGTCTTTCCAAGGCGGAGAACCTGAACCTTGAACCCGTTCTGCCTGTCGAAGCCCTTGGCCTCCATGATGTCGAGGGTGCTTATGCCGCCCATTAGGGTCGCGGCCTTCACTACGGGAAGCTCTTTAGTCGTGCCCCTTGATGCCTTCTCGTTTGAGCTTATGCAACCTGCAGTTAGGACGATCATCCCAATCAACAGCAGTGCAAGCCATTTCCTCATTCAACCACCTCCGTAGAGCCTTACCAGGACGTCGGTTATGGCGAAGAGCGTGAGGATTAAACCTATCGGAATGTTGAGGTTGAAGGCCTTGGGAATGTTCTCAAGGTCCCTCCAGACGATAACGTTCTCGTATAGGATGAGCGCGCTCCCGATAAGCCAGCCGATTATGTAAACCCATCCGAGGCCGTAGAGTGGAATCGCCAGGCCGAAGAACCCAATGGCAATTAGGTGGGAGATGAAGGCTATCTTAATCGCCTTCTCGATGCCAAATCGCGCCGGAATGCTTCCGACGCCGTGCTTGACGTCGAACTCGTAGTCCATTATCGCATAGATAGTATCAAAACCCGCCACCCAGAAGAGGACGCCGAAGAAGAACGCCCACGGAATTTTTTCGAGGATAACCAGAAGGTTGGCCTCGTCTCCGCCGGCGGCTATCGTTCCGCCTGCAACGGCCAGGGCGAGGGTTAGGCCGAGATGCAGATGTGGAAAGCTGTGCTTCCTCTTCGCCCCGGAGTAGCTCATGGCTATCACCCACGGAATTGGACTGAGAACGGCAGTCCAGAAGTTCAGGAGAACCGCCGAGACGAAGTAGAGGCTCGACCCAACGACGACCAGCCACCAGGCGTCGCTTATCCTAACGGCCCCTTTAATCAGCGGCCTGTTCCAGGTTCTCGGGTTCTGGCTGTCTATGTCAAGGTCGGCGATGTTGTTGTAGGCCATAGCGGCTGTCCTGAGGCCGAGCAGGGCCAGGCTCATCCAGACTATCTCCCAGAGCGTGACCTTAAAGCCGCTCAGGAATGCCCCGACATAAGCGTAGGGTAGGCTGAAGAGGGTGTGCTCTATTCTAACCAGCCTCATGAGAGCGTGAAACCCCTTCGCCCTACTGACCTGTCCCGGATCGAAGGCCATCTCACTCACCGAAGTACTTTTTGAAGAGCCCTTCAAGCCTCTTGAGAACTTCTGGGTCTTCCTCCATTTCCTCAACTACCCTTCCGCCCATCTCTTCCGGGAGTTTTCTGGTCGCGTCAATCCCGAGCTTGCTTCCGAGAGGTGGGTTTGGAACGGCCGGGTCGAGTACATCTGTGTGGGCGTTGGGAACAACCAGAACGTCCCTCTGCGGGTCAACGAAGGAAGCTATCGCCCAGATAACCCGGTTGATGTCATGTGGGTCGATATCCTCGCTGACCACAACGATAACCTTCGTGAGCGCGGCCTGTCCTGTCCCCCAGAGGGCATTCAATACCTTCTTTCCGTGTCCGGGGTAGCGCTTCTTTATCGAGACTATCGCTACCCCCTGGAAGACTCCATATTCAGGAAAGTTTACGTCAACGACCTCCGGGAGAACCATCCTCATCATGGGTAGGAAGATTCTCTCGGTGGCCTTTCCAATCACGGCATCCTCCAGCGGCGGCTTACCCACGACCGAGCCGTAGTATATCGGGTCGTCGCGGTAGTAAACCCTCTCTGCGTGGAAAACCGGGTAGAGCTCGTTCCTCTCGGCTGGCTTGTCGTAGAATCCGAAGTGGTCTCCGAACGGGCCTTCCTCGTGGAGTTCGCTCACATCAACGTAGCCCTCTATCACCGCTTCCGCGTTGGCCGGAACCAAAACTCCGTTAGGCAGGCGGTAGAGTTCGAGGCCCTTTCCACGGACGAAGCCGGCGAAGAGGAGCTTGTCGAGAGGATATGGAACCGGGGAGACTGCCGTTAGGAGAGTGCCTATGTCAGAGCCGATAGCTATCGCAACCGGCATCTTTCCTCCGTTTCTCTCAAGGTACTCCAGCCACGCCTGGCTTCCGCGCTTGTGAATCTGCCAGTGGATAATTCCTCTCTCGCCGTCGAGGAGCATGACCCTGTAAACGCTTATCGAGTTCACTCCCTTAGGATCGGAGAAGCAGACGAGAGGATAAGTTAGGTACCTGCCAGCGTCTTTGGGCCAGGTCTTGAATGCAGGGATGAAGTCAAGAGGACCATCCTCAATCACGTTCTTCGTGAACTCAGCCTTCCTCACGACCTTTGGGAGGTAAGCGCTCATCTCCTTCAGCCTTCCGAGGGAAGAGAGCTTATCCGAGAAGCCAAGCGGAAGGCCCTCGAAGAGCTTAAGGGGTCTCTCGCCTATCTCCTCAAGCCTCTCAACGTTGAGGGCTTTCTTCAGCGTTTCAACGCTCGTGAAGAGATTCCCAGCCACTCCCCACTCAGGATAACCCTTAACCTTCTCGAAGAGAACCGCTCCAGCTCTGGAGTACATAACCTTCCTCAGAAATGCTGGTATCTCAAGCTCCGGCGAAAGCTCTTCATCTACCCTTATCAGCTCTCCCCTCTTCTCAAGCCAGTCGAGGTATTCACGCATGTCCTTCATCGCTTAGACCTCCACCTTCGGCCTTAAAACCCTTTCACCGCCGCACTCAATCAGCTTGAGCTCCACCCCGTAGGCCTCGCTCAGGAGCTTCTCGTCTATGACCTTCTCGGGATTCCCTTCGGCGATTATCCTTCCATCTTTCATCAGCACAACCCTGTCCGCGAAAAGCCCGGCGAGGTTTGGATCGTGGAGGACCACGAGGGAGCCAACACCTCCTTTTGTGAGCTTCTTCACGGTCTGGAGAACTAAAAGGGCGTTTTTGAGGTCGAGTTCGCTCGTGGGCTCGTCGAGGATGAGGTACTTCGGAGACGTCATCAAAGCCCTTGCCGTCAGGAGAAGCCTTATCTGCCCGCCGCTCAGGGAGGTATATGGTTTATGAGCTTGGTTTTCAAGGTCGAAAAGCTTCAAAAGTTTCAGGGCCCATTTTTTATGTCTTTCGTTTGGAGCGCTGAAGGGTCCCAGCTCCGGGGTGGCGCCGAGGAGCACGAAGTCCAGAACTTTGAACGGAAACGTTGGAACGTGGCTTTGAGGCACGAAGCCGAGCAGTTTTGCCTTCTCTCCTAGGGGAAGCCGGTGGATGTCCCTCCCTTCAACCAACACCCTACCTTTGCTGGGCTTTATCATGCCGTAGATGAGCTTGAGCAGGGTGCTCTTTCCGGCACCGTTCGGCCCTATTATCGCAACTAACTCGCCCCCCTTGAGTGAGAGGCTGATGTTTTCAATCGCAAAATCGCCGTAGGAGAAGTAAAGGCCTTCAGCCTTTAGCATTCCTCTCAAGCTCCCTTATTTTCTCCATGAAGTCGAAGTCCTCAACCTTCTCCAGCTCGCCCCTCTTGAAGTGCTTACCAAACCAGTCGTAGTAGAGGAGCGTTCTCTTCACGAAGGCCCTGACGTCCTCCTCCCTGTAAAGGCTTTTCCTTTCGAGCCTCTCTCCAAGCGCCAGGTAAAACCTCTCCATCTTCCGCCTGTCCTCTTCGCTCAGCTTCTCCGGCTCGACATCTCCACCTATTAGTGTCCCGTAGAAGGGCGGAACCTCGAAGGCTTCTATTAGAGGCTGTGAGTATGCTATCCCACCGTGCAGTCTGCCCATGAAGACCGAACCAGCGAGGTGCATCGCAACGAGGAAGAACGCCTTTGGAACCTCTTCAAGCTCCTTCCTATGCTTCTCAACCCACTCCATAATGTTCCAGTGCGGGCCGTCGCGGTAGACCGGAGCGGCCATTATCACGATGTCGTAGCCCTCTGGAGCCGGGTCATCTTCAGCCCTCTTCACATCTACCTCGTGCCCCTCTTTCTCCAGCAGGGAAGAGGTGAGCTTTACGGCCTTTTCGGTTGAGCCATATCTTGTCGTGTAAACTATTAAAACCCTCACTCCCATCCACCCCCGGTCTTTCTGAGGAGATAAGCGAAGAACGGAACGCCGACAACGGTGGTTATTATCCCAACAGGGACGTCCCCCGGCAGGAGCCTCACTATAACGTCCGCCAAAACCATAACCGTTATTCCCAGTGAGACCGTGGCCGGAATCAGCTTTGAGTGCTCCGGGCCAACGAGCATTCTGGCAGTGTGCGGAACGATTAAACCGACCCACCCGATTATCCCGGTGAAGGAGATAACCAGAACCGTCAGCAGAGCCGATATGAAGATGAATATTCCCCTCCACAGCGGGACGTTCACTCCAAGGAGTTCTGCCTCATCCCCGAGGCTCATGACGTTCAATCTAAACCTGAGCAGGTAGAGGAGTACCGCGAGAACGACAACCCCCGGAAGGGAATAGTCAACGGTCTCCCACGTGGCGTTGGATAAACTGCCCATGAGCCAGACTACCAGGCCTGAAAGGCTCTCGCTCGGAAGGAGGAGCTCAAGAAGAGCAAGTAGAGCGGAAAAAAGCGAAGTGACTATTATGCCCGCCAGAACCAGCGAGACCGTTGAGACCCTGCCGTTCACCCTCGCGAGGGAATAGGCGGTGAAAACGGCGAGGAGGCCAAAAATCAGCGCAAGGGGAGCTATCCCA
This window harbors:
- a CDS encoding ABC transporter substrate-binding protein, translating into MRKWLALLLIGMIVLTAGCISSNEKASRGTTKELPVVKAATLMGGISTLDIMEAKGFDRQNGFKVQVLRLGKTPDIIAALAKGETDFAVIPAEMAAKLAQSGTKIEIVAVDMMQNQAILGKEGIKPEDLKGKKIGAVVASGTFKLFQAYMKVLYNLTAEDYTVVNVPPGSIKDALKDVDAVVIWEPIVSELIASNVSVIATFEDLWDEAEKRGIVEGEPVMLVWVVRKDFADEHPELVNAFVKAQKESAEFWKENPKETKEILGKLYHLDAKTLDILYKRTEINDEGLNDDLIKGIKSEWKLAYLGGYLKENPSNLDIFYRG
- a CDS encoding 4-hydroxybenzoate octaprenyltransferase — encoded protein: MAFDPGQVSRAKGFHALMRLVRIEHTLFSLPYAYVGAFLSGFKVTLWEIVWMSLALLGLRTAAMAYNNIADLDIDSQNPRTWNRPLIKGAVRISDAWWLVVVGSSLYFVSAVLLNFWTAVLSPIPWVIAMSYSGAKRKHSFPHLHLGLTLALAVAGGTIAAGGDEANLLVILEKIPWAFFFGVLFWVAGFDTIYAIMDYEFDVKHGVGSIPARFGIEKAIKIAFISHLIAIGFFGLAIPLYGLGWVYIIGWLIGSALILYENVIVWRDLENIPKAFNLNIPIGLILTLFAITDVLVRLYGGG
- a CDS encoding UbiD family decarboxylase; translated protein: MKDMREYLDWLEKRGELIRVDEELSPELEIPAFLRKVMYSRAGAVLFEKVKGYPEWGVAGNLFTSVETLKKALNVERLEEIGERPLKLFEGLPLGFSDKLSSLGRLKEMSAYLPKVVRKAEFTKNVIEDGPLDFIPAFKTWPKDAGRYLTYPLVCFSDPKGVNSISVYRVMLLDGERGIIHWQIHKRGSQAWLEYLERNGGKMPVAIAIGSDIGTLLTAVSPVPYPLDKLLFAGFVRGKGLELYRLPNGVLVPANAEAVIEGYVDVSELHEEGPFGDHFGFYDKPAERNELYPVFHAERVYYRDDPIYYGSVVGKPPLEDAVIGKATERIFLPMMRMVLPEVVDVNFPEYGVFQGVAIVSIKKRYPGHGKKVLNALWGTGQAALTKVIVVVSEDIDPHDINRVIWAIASFVDPQRDVLVVPNAHTDVLDPAVPNPPLGSKLGIDATRKLPEEMGGRVVEEMEEDPEVLKRLEGLFKKYFGE
- a CDS encoding ABC transporter ATP-binding protein, with translation MLKAEGLYFSYGDFAIENISLSLKGGELVAIIGPNGAGKSTLLKLIYGMIKPSKGRVLVEGRDIHRLPLGEKAKLLGFVPQSHVPTFPFKVLDFVLLGATPELGPFSAPNERHKKWALKLLKLFDLENQAHKPYTSLSGGQIRLLLTARALMTSPKYLILDEPTSELDLKNALLVLQTVKKLTKGGVGSLVVLHDPNLAGLFADRVVLMKDGRIIAEGNPEKVIDEKLLSEAYGVELKLIECGGERVLRPKVEV
- a CDS encoding flavodoxin domain-containing protein is translated as MRVLIVYTTRYGSTEKAVKLTSSLLEKEGHEVDVKRAEDDPAPEGYDIVIMAAPVYRDGPHWNIMEWVEKHRKELEEVPKAFFLVAMHLAGSVFMGRLHGGIAYSQPLIEAFEVPPFYGTLIGGDVEPEKLSEEDRRKMERFYLALGERLERKSLYREEDVRAFVKRTLLYYDWFGKHFKRGELEKVEDFDFMEKIRELERNAKG
- a CDS encoding iron ABC transporter permease encodes the protein MRKEAFLLLVFPAVAVFLGIFVGSYPTNPFHLDSLGKIIIWDIRLPRTLMGISAGMALGLGGMVLQAVFRNPLVDTYILGVSSGVALGAAVAVSFLPMAGIAPLALIFGLLAVFTAYSLARVNGRVSTVSLVLAGIIVTSLFSALLALLELLLPSESLSGLVVWLMGSLSNATWETVDYSLPGVVVLAVLLYLLRFRLNVMSLGDEAELLGVNVPLWRGIFIFISALLTVLVISFTGIIGWVGLIVPHTARMLVGPEHSKLIPATVSLGITVMVLADVIVRLLPGDVPVGIITTVVGVPFFAYLLRKTGGGWE